One region of Geovibrio ferrireducens genomic DNA includes:
- a CDS encoding response regulator transcription factor codes for MKNYLVISNNTIHLEWINEILSIQGHKCLTLRYEDKEELAQSDFLPDFVIFDIFSSNFDEGLIRPFLDGDYPATIMLLTSKSNPFQKYYFKKYNIINFLYIENDVHTFTEALKGVKPRKRMKPWPKSVLLLTVREYEILKHIAGGKTSKEIAKQLQISKNTVDTHRNKMLQKLNLSNSTALVNYAIKSGLI; via the coding sequence ATGAAAAATTATCTTGTTATCAGCAACAACACCATTCACCTTGAATGGATAAACGAAATACTGAGTATTCAGGGGCATAAATGCCTCACACTGCGCTATGAAGACAAAGAGGAGCTTGCACAGTCTGACTTTTTGCCTGATTTTGTAATTTTTGACATTTTCTCCAGCAATTTTGACGAAGGACTTATCCGCCCTTTTCTTGACGGTGACTATCCGGCGACAATTATGCTTCTCACCTCAAAGAGCAACCCCTTCCAGAAGTACTATTTCAAAAAATATAATATTATCAATTTTCTCTACATCGAAAACGATGTGCATACCTTCACCGAAGCGCTCAAAGGAGTTAAGCCCAGAAAAAGGATGAAGCCCTGGCCTAAGTCCGTTCTGCTGCTTACTGTAAGGGAATATGAAATTCTCAAGCATATTGCAGGCGGAAAAACAAGCAAAGAGATTGCAAAGCAGCTTCAAATAAGTAAAAATACTGTCGATACGCACAGAAATAAAATGCTCCAGAAGCTCAATCTCTCCAACTCGACTGCTTTGGTAAACTACGCCATCAAATCCGGACTGATATAG
- a CDS encoding HD-GYP domain-containing protein, translating to MKRIPLSEIQPGMVISRLDKQGVHFPHYGQVITDLDFIQDLRDQGVGYVYLADAEDEPAISLLDSFGLARKDNMRPPCRKAEAEPEDDENMRPGVFSPGNNLIFAKKIRQRAQSNVKSIFDKITSGALPDLDIARSVTDEFVSTCLYKNEVFMNMLLVKEALECEVNHAINVSILSIALGRRLGLPTYELENLGLAGLLHDVGMLMLPEYVYKDSGKLSETEFETLKSHSERGFQMLKQCGGLNEAVLQAVLQHHEKANGTGYPEGLLERQITKNAKIVAIADTYDTITSDRPYSKGRSPVQAIKLIFGWSGRHFNETLVKFFVSLLGVYPVGTVLRLESGEVGIVYEVSRGSSTKPKILVIIDEDGNEREPFPLDLNAKNIVTGQPVKVIKETLTPDQITTDIFSVLEKYLFSGK from the coding sequence GTGAAGAGAATTCCTTTATCAGAAATCCAGCCGGGAATGGTCATTTCGCGGCTGGACAAGCAGGGAGTCCACTTTCCACATTACGGGCAGGTAATTACGGATCTGGATTTTATTCAGGATTTGAGAGATCAGGGAGTTGGCTACGTCTATCTGGCTGACGCTGAGGACGAACCCGCGATCTCCCTTTTGGACAGCTTCGGCCTAGCGCGGAAGGATAACATGCGCCCCCCGTGCAGAAAAGCGGAAGCTGAGCCGGAGGATGACGAAAACATGCGTCCGGGAGTGTTCTCACCCGGCAATAACCTCATTTTTGCAAAAAAGATCCGTCAGCGGGCTCAGAGCAATGTAAAATCAATTTTCGATAAAATAACCTCAGGCGCGTTGCCTGATCTGGATATTGCACGCTCCGTAACGGACGAGTTTGTCAGCACATGTCTTTATAAAAATGAAGTTTTTATGAACATGCTTCTTGTAAAGGAAGCACTGGAATGTGAAGTCAACCACGCCATAAACGTAAGCATTCTCTCAATAGCCCTTGGCAGGAGGCTGGGACTGCCGACATACGAACTGGAAAATCTCGGTCTGGCAGGTCTGCTCCATGATGTTGGCATGCTTATGCTGCCGGAGTATGTTTATAAGGATTCCGGCAAGCTCTCGGAAACTGAGTTTGAAACACTGAAAAGTCACTCCGAACGCGGCTTTCAGATGCTTAAACAGTGCGGCGGGCTGAACGAGGCCGTTCTTCAGGCTGTCCTCCAGCATCATGAAAAGGCTAACGGCACAGGCTACCCCGAAGGTCTGCTTGAGCGCCAGATAACAAAAAATGCTAAAATAGTCGCCATAGCAGATACATACGATACAATAACCTCAGACCGGCCATACAGCAAGGGGCGCTCCCCCGTGCAGGCAATCAAGCTGATTTTCGGCTGGTCCGGCAGACATTTCAACGAAACTCTGGTAAAATTCTTCGTTAGTCTTCTGGGGGTTTATCCCGTGGGTACTGTCCTGCGGCTGGAATCCGGAGAGGTCGGAATAGTTTATGAAGTTTCCAGAGGGAGCTCCACAAAGCCGAAAATACTTGTGATTATTGATGAGGACGGAAATGAGAGGGAGCCGTTTCCCCTTGATCTCAATGCCAAAAATATCGTCACAGGGCAACCTGTAAAAGTCATAAAAGAAACACTCACGCCGGATCAGATAACTACTGATATTTTCAGCGTACTGGAAAAATATCTTTTCAGCGGAAAGTAA
- a CDS encoding Fur family transcriptional regulator, with protein sequence MNFEESLRSKNLKVTPQRMLLLSEIRGKGHVCIDELHRLVKAVSPSVSLATIYKNVNLLVEEGLLKEIPIEGAKPVYEINIGDHVHYVCSKCGYVEDLETDSYELKKFFYEKYGKYVDSVGVMIKGTCRSCSGMNS encoded by the coding sequence ATGAATTTTGAAGAATCGCTCAGGTCGAAAAACCTTAAGGTTACACCTCAGAGGATGCTTCTGCTCAGCGAGATCAGAGGTAAAGGGCATGTCTGCATTGACGAGCTGCACAGGCTTGTTAAGGCTGTTTCCCCTTCCGTTTCTCTGGCAACAATATATAAAAATGTTAACCTCCTTGTGGAGGAAGGTCTGCTTAAGGAGATCCCGATTGAGGGCGCAAAACCGGTTTATGAGATAAACATAGGCGACCATGTTCACTATGTCTGCTCAAAATGCGGCTATGTGGAAGACCTGGAAACGGATTCATACGAGCTTAAAAAATTCTTCTATGAAAAATACGGAAAATATGTGGACTCTGTGGGTGTCATGATAAAAGGCACATGCAGAAGCTGCTCAGGAATGAACTCTTAA
- a CDS encoding peptidylprolyl isomerase, with the protein MLRKLIFLLAAVLVFGCSTQKEADKTEEVEMKNTKVLFSTNLGDFEVELFDKESPETVKNFLGYVKSGFYEGTVFHRVIPGFMAQGGGFTENLEQKEGNAPIKNEASNGIKNERGTIAMARTNDPHSATSQFFINYVDNYFLDYAAETPQGWGYAVFGKVTKGMEIVDAMADVPTGSGGFFRSDVPQTSIVIKKIKVIKKK; encoded by the coding sequence ATGCTGCGTAAACTTATTTTTCTTCTGGCTGCTGTTCTGGTTTTCGGTTGCAGCACACAGAAAGAAGCGGACAAAACTGAAGAGGTTGAGATGAAAAACACAAAAGTATTATTCAGTACAAACTTGGGAGATTTTGAGGTTGAGCTTTTCGACAAGGAATCGCCAGAAACGGTCAAAAACTTCCTTGGATATGTAAAGTCAGGATTTTATGAAGGAACAGTCTTCCACAGAGTTATTCCCGGATTCATGGCACAGGGCGGCGGTTTCACTGAAAATCTTGAGCAGAAGGAAGGAAATGCCCCAATCAAAAATGAGGCATCAAACGGAATCAAAAACGAGAGAGGAACAATAGCAATGGCAAGAACGAATGATCCTCACTCTGCCACATCACAGTTTTTTATAAACTATGTGGATAACTATTTTCTGGATTATGCCGCAGAAACTCCGCAGGGCTGGGGCTATGCCGTATTCGGCAAAGTCACGAAAGGTATGGAGATCGTAGACGCTATGGCGGATGTACCCACAGGGAGCGGCGGCTTTTTCAGAAGCGATGTTCCTCAGACTTCCATAGTGATAAAAAAGATAAAAGTAATTAAGAAAAAATAA
- a CDS encoding M23 family metallopeptidase, which yields MGTKRTIVIFGSDSTDSVKSFSFSVTGFRLALAATVVFLISSVAVFTVLFDFAVDRAHFLHWKDENKRLTKQIKQYEPVIAELEDKSSILDSTQNRLLGTASLAGLQVSDPQPEGGTESAQPYQLAEDIYQTDALNPMTKFLRRELDSRIISITGLANYIEEQEFLFQSTPSGSPVEGWISSKFDFRFSPFTGRLVFHEGLDIAAPFGSPVRASAKGIVIFSGYKQGYGYLVTIDHGYGFVTRYGHNSRLTVREGDFVQRGERIALVGSTGHSTGPHVHYEVLINGIPVNPLNFMFNTSKPTQKELNAKYVKNDYN from the coding sequence GTGGGAACTAAAAGGACTATTGTTATTTTCGGGTCGGACAGTACTGATTCTGTAAAAAGTTTTTCTTTCTCTGTGACCGGCTTCAGGCTGGCATTAGCGGCAACTGTTGTTTTTCTGATTTCTTCTGTGGCGGTTTTTACCGTTCTTTTTGATTTCGCTGTGGACAGGGCTCATTTTTTGCATTGGAAGGATGAGAACAAACGTTTGACCAAGCAAATTAAGCAGTATGAACCTGTGATAGCGGAGCTTGAGGACAAGTCCTCTATCCTTGACTCAACCCAGAACAGGCTTCTGGGTACGGCATCACTGGCAGGTTTGCAGGTCTCCGATCCCCAGCCGGAAGGCGGAACGGAAAGTGCACAGCCCTATCAGCTTGCGGAAGATATTTATCAGACCGATGCCCTTAACCCTATGACAAAGTTTCTCCGCCGGGAGCTTGACTCAAGGATAATAAGCATCACCGGACTTGCTAACTACATAGAAGAGCAGGAATTTCTCTTTCAGTCTACTCCGTCGGGCTCTCCGGTTGAAGGGTGGATCTCCAGCAAATTTGATTTCCGTTTCTCTCCGTTTACCGGAAGGCTTGTCTTCCATGAAGGGCTCGACATAGCGGCGCCGTTCGGTTCACCCGTGCGGGCATCGGCTAAGGGTATAGTTATCTTCTCCGGCTATAAGCAGGGTTACGGTTATCTTGTCACAATAGACCACGGGTACGGCTTTGTAACACGATACGGCCACAACAGCAGGCTCACAGTGCGCGAGGGTGATTTTGTACAGCGTGGCGAGCGTATAGCTCTTGTCGGTTCAACAGGGCACAGCACCGGGCCCCATGTTCATTATGAAGTCCTTATAAACGGCATTCCGGTGAACCCCCTGAACTTCATGTTCAATACATCGAAACCCACGCAGAAAGAGCTTAACGCAAAATATGTTAAAAACGATTACAATTGA
- a CDS encoding bacteriohemerythrin: MRIEWTSYIQTNNELLDSQHKELFSRMNRYFECAERNPRPQELIETLNYLVEYVKTHFKTEDDIMTQIEYTRQKEHRKSHRELTEKLVEIYKELIENGASDELHEKLAKLCQIWYVAHINDFDKRLASYIKAYNRAHQSQI; the protein is encoded by the coding sequence ATGCGGATAGAATGGACAAGCTATATACAAACCAATAACGAGCTTCTGGATTCACAGCATAAAGAACTGTTCAGCAGAATGAACAGGTATTTCGAGTGCGCGGAACGCAACCCGCGCCCGCAGGAACTGATTGAAACACTTAACTATCTGGTGGAATACGTTAAAACCCATTTCAAAACCGAAGACGATATAATGACCCAGATAGAATATACAAGGCAGAAGGAACACAGAAAATCCCACAGAGAGCTCACTGAAAAACTTGTGGAGATATACAAAGAGCTTATAGAAAACGGCGCCTCTGACGAACTCCATGAGAAACTGGCAAAACTTTGCCAGATTTGGTATGTGGCGCATATAAATGATTTCGACAAACGTCTTGCCTCCTATATAAAAGCCTATAACAGAGCACACCAATCTCAGATTTGA
- a CDS encoding multiheme c-type cytochrome, translating to MSKRLLLLVMATLLCMFVAVGCGSDGSDGKAGQDVDPGTVTALQQQIDALLAQIEALEESGSASTEEIQALLAQIAELEAQRDAEIGVGATIALRKEVIESNNDLSATLSGGNIEITFSFKDAKGNPFKGYKNFNTVYFHYLDAQNQVVRARIQSSSTATALPNAFTQPTDGNYKITFPANGGSTTGSTLTDIQKLAELLALPEVDRDIRILVTFVNDNTDLADTTGWYRYYANVQKDYGTAPRDLFSKAACASCHGEKIFNRGNNSAINASHETRKSTYGYHYAASNGENCTVCHSYASKEAANPNKGGNLVAYVHGVHVSTHDEPVQVKSGVYYAIGYPNNMQDCVVCHDSPARVAEVTQQKYFNYYTCMSCHQSWDSWDLVGTQVTDVSFHEDYTGATSELACVSCHNGGLAPTFAQFHGGYDLSTKYASDFTYKIYSITVNGAGDFADVVWGVEDADGDNYNLINNDLDAGPTFGNLTMWVGYGKGDDWTNIGMTSAQPSTTNRLSAAAGALTTNGTNVYNAMTNRMTTTVPVAAGAGETRGAIVIHNRPSLKVGDVTLTGYTGPLVSGIAVPFDVAANGTELALRRSIVDDAKCIACHGSNSGFHGTSGRVIGTQMCVVCHNPGATEKNRRASYYGVNASTALDGKDEESYDLKNMLHRIHSAGATDKPYILYRQQGTSIWAFFGKILPAGWGVNPVGTNAITANFNDVQIYYPQDLTNCEACHNPGTYSDAGVGAVPVTLGQGASLTVDSDDTIVGPAKAACASCHTGDLLKSGNDASLKAHFNFVTSKSQTGGEGCATCHNGSYAPGH from the coding sequence ATGTCAAAAAGACTTTTATTGCTTGTAATGGCAACATTACTTTGCATGTTCGTCGCTGTCGGCTGCGGCTCAGACGGTTCCGACGGAAAAGCTGGACAGGATGTTGACCCGGGTACGGTCACTGCTCTTCAGCAGCAGATTGATGCTCTTCTGGCTCAGATTGAGGCTCTTGAGGAGTCTGGTTCTGCTTCAACAGAGGAAATTCAGGCTTTACTTGCGCAAATTGCAGAGCTTGAGGCTCAGCGTGATGCTGAGATCGGAGTTGGTGCAACTATCGCTCTTCGTAAAGAGGTTATCGAATCTAACAATGATTTATCTGCTACTCTGAGTGGTGGAAACATTGAAATTACCTTCTCTTTCAAGGACGCAAAAGGCAATCCTTTTAAAGGGTATAAGAATTTCAACACAGTATATTTCCACTATCTTGATGCTCAGAATCAGGTAGTGCGTGCGAGAATCCAGTCTTCGAGCACCGCCACTGCTCTTCCTAATGCTTTTACTCAGCCTACAGACGGTAATTATAAAATTACTTTCCCTGCAAATGGCGGGAGTACCACTGGAAGTACTCTGACAGATATTCAGAAACTTGCAGAACTTCTTGCACTTCCTGAAGTTGATCGCGATATACGTATTCTTGTAACATTTGTTAATGATAATACTGACTTGGCTGATACAACTGGTTGGTACAGGTATTATGCTAATGTTCAGAAGGACTACGGAACAGCTCCCAGAGATCTTTTTTCAAAAGCGGCATGTGCAAGCTGCCACGGTGAAAAAATATTCAACAGAGGCAATAATTCTGCTATAAATGCTTCTCATGAAACAAGAAAATCCACATATGGTTATCATTATGCAGCTTCAAACGGTGAAAATTGTACAGTTTGCCACTCTTATGCATCAAAGGAGGCTGCTAACCCCAATAAAGGTGGAAATCTTGTAGCATATGTTCACGGTGTGCATGTTTCAACTCATGACGAACCTGTGCAGGTTAAATCGGGTGTTTATTATGCCATTGGTTACCCCAATAATATGCAGGATTGTGTAGTATGCCATGATAGTCCTGCAAGGGTTGCTGAAGTCACTCAGCAGAAATATTTCAACTATTACACATGTATGTCCTGCCACCAGAGTTGGGACTCATGGGATCTTGTTGGAACTCAGGTTACTGATGTAAGCTTCCATGAAGATTACACTGGAGCAACAAGTGAATTGGCTTGCGTTAGCTGCCACAATGGCGGGCTTGCACCCACTTTTGCTCAGTTCCACGGCGGTTATGACCTCAGTACAAAATACGCATCAGATTTTACTTACAAAATCTATAGCATAACTGTAAATGGTGCAGGGGATTTTGCTGATGTTGTTTGGGGAGTTGAGGATGCTGATGGTGATAATTACAACCTTATAAATAACGATCTTGATGCAGGTCCTACATTTGGCAACCTTACAATGTGGGTCGGTTATGGAAAAGGCGATGATTGGACTAACATTGGCATGACTAGTGCTCAGCCATCAACAACTAACAGACTTTCAGCGGCTGCGGGTGCACTTACAACTAACGGAACAAACGTTTACAATGCTATGACAAATAGAATGACAACCACTGTTCCTGTTGCTGCTGGTGCTGGTGAAACGAGAGGTGCGATTGTTATTCATAACAGACCTTCACTTAAAGTAGGTGACGTAACGCTTACTGGGTACACTGGACCTCTGGTTAGCGGTATTGCCGTTCCTTTTGATGTTGCTGCCAATGGTACTGAACTTGCACTTCGTCGCTCAATAGTTGATGATGCAAAATGTATTGCATGCCATGGCAGTAATTCCGGTTTCCACGGCACAAGCGGACGTGTTATCGGTACACAAATGTGTGTTGTTTGCCACAACCCCGGTGCAACAGAGAAAAACAGAAGAGCGAGTTACTATGGCGTTAATGCATCAACTGCTCTTGATGGCAAAGATGAGGAAAGCTACGATCTCAAAAACATGCTTCATAGGATTCACTCTGCTGGTGCAACAGATAAACCTTATATCCTGTACAGACAGCAAGGAACATCGATCTGGGCATTCTTCGGAAAAATCCTGCCCGCAGGCTGGGGAGTGAACCCTGTTGGAACCAATGCTATCACTGCGAACTTCAATGATGTTCAGATTTACTATCCGCAAGATCTTACAAATTGTGAAGCTTGCCATAACCCCGGAACATACAGTGATGCAGGTGTTGGTGCTGTTCCTGTTACTCTTGGACAGGGTGCAAGTTTGACTGTTGATTCTGACGATACAATAGTTGGACCGGCTAAAGCTGCTTGCGCTAGCTGCCACACAGGAGATCTTCTTAAATCTGGAAATGATGCTAGTCTTAAAGCACATTTTAACTTTGTGACTTCAAAATCACAGACTGGTGGAGAAGGTTGTGCAACTTGCCATAACGGCAGTTACGCTCCCGGCCATTAA
- a CDS encoding endonuclease domain-containing protein, with translation MIRYNKKLKSFSRALRKNMTDAELLIWSKIRRKQIKGLQFYRQKVIENYILDFYCPASKLVIEIDGGQHFSEEAIHKDNERDRFLLRHGFKVLRFSNTEVLTNIDGVVQAIYEHC, from the coding sequence ATGATCAGATACAATAAAAAGCTTAAATCTTTCTCCAGAGCACTCAGGAAGAACATGACCGATGCTGAGTTGCTGATTTGGTCAAAAATCAGAAGAAAACAAATAAAGGGACTGCAGTTTTACAGGCAGAAAGTCATCGAAAATTATATTCTTGATTTTTATTGTCCTGCCTCTAAGTTGGTTATAGAAATTGATGGCGGGCAGCATTTCAGTGAAGAAGCAATTCATAAAGATAATGAAAGAGACAGATTTTTGCTGAGGCACGGGTTCAAAGTGCTGAGATTCAGCAACACAGAAGTTTTGACTAATATTGACGGAGTTGTTCAGGCAATTTATGAACATTGTTGA
- a CDS encoding two-component system response regulator codes for MKNRILFVDDDKFILDTFRRTFRDLDITLCDSPIKALEMMREEAFDVVVSDYKMPKMDGVEFIRRAAETNPNSVRIMLTGNADLDIAVRAVNEGSVFKFLQKPCDRNILRKTVEQAMEKFNSEKELRDASEENYYKATHDSLTGLANRFMLQEKAGDYIDNWNRYQKRFALFYMDLDKFKPINDTYGHHIGDEVLKEVAARLLKTVRATDTVARLGGDEFVILAENVKTEEEAGALAKKIITAVTCPIYTNNDLALEVGISIGISIYPEHAEQYKLLLEEADACVYKSKEKGGSAFTVGGCRQEPQ; via the coding sequence ATGAAAAACAGGATTCTTTTTGTTGATGATGATAAATTTATTCTGGACACATTCCGCCGCACGTTCAGGGATCTGGACATTACTCTGTGCGATTCGCCTATCAAAGCCCTTGAAATGATGCGGGAAGAGGCTTTTGACGTGGTGGTTTCTGATTATAAAATGCCCAAAATGGACGGTGTTGAGTTCATACGGCGGGCTGCCGAAACCAACCCTAACAGCGTGAGGATCATGCTCACGGGAAACGCCGATCTGGATATAGCCGTCAGAGCGGTTAATGAGGGTTCGGTTTTCAAATTTCTCCAGAAACCATGCGACAGAAATATCCTCCGGAAAACAGTGGAACAGGCCATGGAAAAGTTCAACAGCGAGAAAGAGCTGAGGGACGCTTCCGAGGAAAACTATTACAAAGCCACCCACGACAGCCTCACCGGACTTGCCAACCGCTTTATGCTTCAGGAAAAAGCCGGAGACTACATAGACAACTGGAACAGGTATCAGAAGCGCTTCGCCCTTTTTTACATGGATCTGGATAAATTCAAGCCTATTAATGACACTTACGGTCACCACATCGGGGATGAGGTGCTGAAAGAGGTCGCCGCCAGACTGCTGAAAACTGTGCGCGCAACGGACACCGTAGCCCGGCTCGGCGGTGATGAGTTTGTTATCCTCGCCGAAAACGTTAAGACGGAAGAAGAGGCAGGAGCACTGGCCAAAAAGATAATAACGGCAGTCACATGTCCTATATATACAAATAATGACCTCGCACTGGAGGTTGGGATCAGTATAGGGATAAGCATATATCCCGAACATGCGGAACAATATAAACTGCTTCTGGAAGAGGCAGATGCCTGCGTCTATAAATCCAAGGAAAAAGGCGGTTCTGCCTTCACTGTCGGCGGATGCAGGCAGGAGCCGCAATAA
- a CDS encoding MATE family efflux transporter, which yields MSSNVRFAEGGVREMIYIAFPMLVSNACETVMVFTDRLFLSRLGSVQMSAAMGGGMSSFMLTVFFIGLIGYSTAMIAQFYGAGKKEMCGISAFQGMIISVLAYPVILLSRPLIHYMFTKTGIDEMQLYYQRQYFDILIFGSVFFLIRHSLSCFFSGIGKTGIVMFSSILAMFVNVGASWVLIFGRFGLPEMGMRGAAIGTIIGSISGILVLVFAYLRKTNVDAYGIKGSFRFDRALSLKLLRFGTPAGIEFLLGFTAFTFIVLIFHAQGLSTATAATIMFNWDHVAYVPLIGVEIGVTSLVGRYIGAGRHDIVHKTVISGLKLGVIYSVIVALLFIFFPYQLTDFFRPDSPDPAFEAAVPLTVYMLRLASIYVLVTAQMVVFMGALRGAGDTFWAMLISVGTNWSIMVITYIIMNTLNFSAEVGWTSVVLLFLLFPVFLYARYKSGRWKDIQPVT from the coding sequence GTGAGCAGTAACGTCAGGTTCGCCGAGGGCGGCGTAAGAGAGATGATTTACATAGCGTTTCCCATGCTTGTTTCCAACGCATGCGAAACGGTGATGGTGTTTACCGACAGGCTTTTCCTTTCCCGTCTGGGCTCGGTGCAGATGAGTGCGGCTATGGGCGGCGGCATGAGCAGCTTCATGCTCACTGTCTTCTTCATAGGGCTCATAGGCTACTCCACGGCGATGATAGCGCAGTTTTACGGCGCGGGCAAAAAGGAAATGTGCGGTATTTCCGCATTTCAGGGGATGATAATCTCTGTTCTGGCTTACCCGGTTATACTCCTCTCCCGCCCGCTTATACATTATATGTTCACCAAGACAGGGATAGACGAAATGCAGCTTTACTACCAGCGGCAATATTTTGATATTCTGATTTTCGGTTCCGTTTTCTTCCTCATAAGGCACTCTTTAAGCTGCTTCTTCTCAGGCATAGGGAAAACAGGTATAGTCATGTTCTCTTCCATATTGGCCATGTTCGTGAATGTCGGTGCAAGCTGGGTGCTGATTTTCGGCCGCTTCGGTCTGCCTGAGATGGGGATGAGGGGCGCTGCCATCGGCACTATAATAGGCAGCATATCCGGCATACTTGTTCTGGTTTTTGCTTATCTGAGAAAAACTAATGTGGATGCATACGGCATAAAGGGCTCTTTTCGTTTTGACAGGGCTCTCAGCCTTAAGCTGCTCAGGTTCGGCACACCCGCGGGGATAGAGTTTCTGCTGGGCTTCACGGCATTTACGTTTATAGTGCTTATTTTCCACGCTCAGGGGCTCTCCACTGCGACAGCGGCTACCATAATGTTCAACTGGGATCATGTTGCGTATGTGCCGCTTATAGGTGTTGAAATAGGCGTAACCAGCCTTGTGGGGCGCTATATCGGCGCGGGCAGACATGACATAGTGCATAAAACCGTAATCTCAGGCCTCAAACTCGGCGTGATCTACTCTGTTATTGTGGCTCTGCTTTTTATCTTTTTCCCTTATCAGCTTACGGATTTTTTCCGGCCGGATTCGCCTGACCCTGCTTTCGAGGCGGCAGTGCCTCTTACTGTATATATGCTGAGGCTGGCTTCGATATATGTTCTTGTAACCGCACAGATGGTTGTTTTCATGGGCGCTCTCAGGGGCGCGGGGGACACCTTCTGGGCTATGCTGATTTCCGTGGGTACAAACTGGTCTATCATGGTTATCACATATATTATTATGAACACGCTGAATTTTTCCGCAGAAGTAGGCTGGACATCCGTTGTTCTGCTTTTTCTGCTGTTTCCCGTTTTTCTTTACGCCCGTTACAAAAGCGGCAGATGGAAGGATATTCAGCCTGTCACCTGA
- a CDS encoding GGDEF domain-containing protein, which translates to MTKEQKAVADRIRLAGGFKNRRLEALFRREKAKTSAMKVRLLFALYAVMYSFFAVSAQAQEMRLAGAVSAALSASCVLRLPGKPSRMNILAGTAVFIFFVFFLVNALYTGEMHPAVYAGLIIPFLLIEIPLKTLVYITLLPFFAVKLITGTGIAAAALLIPAGALFYVISSYMRRSYFLHMRRGQAGASAAHSVTTAGNGSGKDTLTGLIGLGAFLEKADALLQGKPAENDSFIIVCDIDGFEKINNAYGQETGDMILRTAAHRLRSLVGPADLIARTGGGEFSVFLADETEETAKNLAERLRVNMENSIWKTRKSDAAVTLSAGVALVCPEGVQSAAEVFHKAREAMFTAKANGRNRTAFYDSGR; encoded by the coding sequence ATGACAAAGGAACAAAAGGCAGTGGCAGACCGCATAAGGCTTGCGGGCGGCTTCAAAAACAGACGGCTTGAAGCCCTTTTCCGCAGGGAGAAGGCAAAAACATCGGCGATGAAGGTGCGTCTTCTTTTTGCGCTGTACGCAGTTATGTATTCCTTTTTCGCCGTGTCTGCTCAGGCGCAGGAAATGCGCCTTGCGGGGGCGGTTTCTGCTGCTTTATCCGCCTCATGTGTGCTCAGGCTGCCCGGAAAACCTTCAAGAATGAACATCCTTGCGGGAACAGCAGTTTTCATCTTTTTCGTATTCTTTCTGGTTAATGCACTCTACACAGGCGAAATGCATCCGGCTGTTTACGCAGGCCTGATTATTCCGTTCCTGCTGATTGAGATTCCTTTGAAGACATTGGTTTACATCACCCTGCTCCCGTTTTTTGCCGTGAAATTGATCACGGGCACAGGCATTGCGGCTGCGGCACTGTTAATACCTGCCGGAGCTCTTTTTTACGTCATATCCTCATACATGCGCAGGAGCTACTTTCTTCATATGCGCAGGGGACAGGCGGGCGCGAGCGCTGCGCACTCCGTGACAACTGCCGGAAACGGGAGCGGAAAGGACACTCTGACAGGGCTCATCGGTCTCGGCGCTTTTCTGGAAAAGGCAGATGCACTGCTTCAGGGAAAGCCCGCGGAGAATGACAGCTTCATAATTGTCTGCGATATTGACGGATTTGAGAAAATAAATAATGCATACGGTCAGGAAACAGGAGATATGATACTCCGCACCGCAGCCCACAGGCTCAGAAGTCTGGTTGGCCCGGCTGATCTGATTGCCAGAACCGGAGGCGGCGAGTTTTCGGTATTTCTGGCTGATGAAACCGAGGAGACGGCAAAAAATCTCGCTGAACGCTTAAGGGTTAATATGGAGAACAGCATATGGAAAACCCGCAAATCGGACGCTGCTGTCACACTGAGCGCAGGAGTTGCCCTTGTCTGCCCGGAGGGTGTGCAGAGCGCGGCGGAGGTGTTCCATAAGGCGCGGGAAGCCATGTTCACAGCAAAGGCAAACGGACGCAACCGCACTGCTTTTTATGATTCCGGTAGATGA